The genomic interval AGGTTATGTTTCAATTCTTATCTTATACAACAAAATAAGTAAATGACTAACCTTCCTCAATCCAATGAGAAATAAActagaaacaaaattttttcaaaatgaaaaattaacatATCTATTTACAAAGAATTTAGCAAACATGAAATAAATGTGATACTTGTTTTGATGAGATTGTGAACTTATATACaccaaagataaaaattaacatatcTATTTACAAAGAATTTATCAAACATGAAATAAATGTGATATTTGTTTTGATGGGATTGTGAACTTATATACGCCAAAGATAGCATAAATAAGAGCTATtgacaatttaaaaaaaaaattaatgggtTGAATTCATCAATCATAATGAATTCAATGTTTGGATGTCGTTTATTATAAGACATATACAATGTGTAGGACGATAGGTTAgaatattaatgaaaattgatacgaattaatataatttatcgCTTTAATTAAGTATCATATATGTATTGAATGATATTATACATGTATCATGTATTAAATGATATTACGAGTCTATCACACAATATACATATAATACGAAACGACATATTTTTAACTCAATACGTATTTCTATTGCAACAAGTTAATAACATTAAACAGAGAATTTTCCACCTTCATCATCAATTGAAATTCCCTTAAAAATTGCAAGCTTCTGCTTTTGTTCAAGTATTTTTAACGCTCACATTAGAATTGTGCAATGTATGCCATGAAGTTCTGTTTCTCGAGATTCAATCCTTAAATGTAATTTCTCAACAGTAATAACTAGAGCTGTCAATATGGGCTGACTCGGTCTAGCCCAGCCCAAGCTCTCGTAGGCTAAGAAAATATGGGTAGGGCCAGGTCAACCCATTTTTTATATGGGCTATCAAAACGTCAACTCAGCCCACCCCTTACTAACCCATGCGTTGTGTTGAGTCAgcccattttttttaaaaaaattatttttataattttataataaaattattttatgatttaatttataaattaaaattattaatttgataagtaaagattaaacacattaaaatatataaaataaacaatattattgataattaaattattaatcttatataattaaatatataaaattattaaattaattaaaattatttatttattgactCACAGGGCTTGCCTGCCCTAGCCCACCTTAACCCACTGATTGATGGGCTGGCCCATTTAGGCCCAGTTCAAATATGAGCCTAAAATTTTAGACCCAACTCATCccatatttgataaaaaatgagCCAACTTAATGGACTAGACCTATTTTGACAGGTATAGTCATAACACAGTCCTCAAAGCTATTATCTTTTACAAAGTTTAAAACAATGTCAGCTCAATCTTGAATTTGATGCCAAAGGATAAGGCATTTTCTATGTCCTTTATCCAACCATTTTGCACGTCCTTCTGTAATCAAGGCTGAGAGGACTGCCTCCTAGCTTCATGACTAAGAGTGCTCTTAATCACAAGAtttgaaaagagaagaaattcTTCCTCAAGCCTAATGATTGCAGTAATCCAGATCCTTCCAAAGTTGTAACTGTTTCGCACGAGTCTCCTCACCGGCTGCAAGGTGAAGTAAGGAAGGTAGACCAAGAAATGGGGAAGCTCAAAATCACCTAATTTTTGCATTTCTCTTAATGAAATAGGCTTCATCACCTTGGGAGATTATAAATAAGCAAATAACTAGATAATAACACTTGAGTATTTGGCTCATTAATAAGTGTATGATCTTTTTCTCAAACAGAGTAAAGTTTGAATCTCTTTctccaaatatatatataaaaaacattttaaaaaataactatttaATGAGAATTTGATGCTGATCAAGTTTCTGATTAATCAATTTACTTTCCACTTGATCttttttgcatatttttgGAGGAGTTTGAGAAGTTTAATCCAATTTGCTAACATTGTCACgccattttttttcctttttaatttatgttaatttatttgtgtcaCACTTGCAACTTAGTCTCTTCTCACTCTCTTATATTCTCTTATAGTCAAAACTGATTCCCACAATGCCACTCTATTTGAAAGGCAAAACATATATCTCCAACCACGTTGAGAGTATCAAATGTAAAATTCTAAGAGTTTATGCTTTTTTTGTAATGAAGTTAGTATGATTATGCTCTTTATTTGAAAGGCGATACATATATCTCTATCCCCTTTGGGAGTATCAAATATAAGattttgtgctttttttttgtaatgaaTTTATTATGATTATGCTATTGAGCaatatttgaataataaatgAATTGTGCTATGTAAATACTAAgaataataaatgaattattgagcaaaaaataaagaatactTACTGAATTATGGGCTTTTACAGGTCTAGAAAATGGGCCTAGTCCAATTTCTAGGCCCACTCTATGTTCTAATCTTTTGGATGGCCCATTCTAAGatcatatctttatttcttagtATGATTGATGCAGCTTAAGGATTTTTCTTGGCATTTCATCGGAAGATGAGGTTactaattattattactaGATAAGATAAAGATCCAAGCCATTAACATTTTTGGCATTTGTGGtacattttttgttgaaaagtATTTAAGTTATTCCATTTGCAACTATACCAAGTTGAGAAAAAAACAGAATAtttactaaatttttaattaataataattaattcacACATGATTGTCATGTATAGTATAGACatattaaattcatttataaaCCATGAATCTTATAATTGACTTTGCAATTATACATAAAGAGGATTCTTCAAAGAGAAAAGTCATAAAACTAGAAATTATGTGTATTCGTAATTATCCGACCTGTTTAAATAAAGTTAGGAAATTCTCTATAAATGCAAAAAATAATTCttacaattttcataaatttgatttgaggcaattataaaaaaaaaccctaataataaagaaataagaaaaaactaaacctatccttcttcttcctcgatcttctttttaaatattataagtGCTGTATTTGCAGAGAAGATAACATACCATCTTTTAAGATTGGAATTTCTCAAACTTGGCCTGTATTCTTGAGCCAGGCCCAGTTCTGCTTAGTGAAATTCCATTGCAACCACTGAAGAATGGACAAGAGAAAGACAAGGGAACGTTAGTGAAGGAGATTGAATTGTTGGGTACGGAAGCAAAGCAGCGGCAGTTGAAGCAGCTTGGTGCTGGGGCAGACATGAATTGTAGTGTTAATAAGGATGAGGGCAAAACATGCTAGGGctgaattgaaaaataatttatcaataaTTCTACTATTTAATTATTCTCAATTGAGAATTTATTAAGGATTCAGCATTGCCAAAtagagagaaattgaaaaaaaaaaaaacagaactGAAAATCTttacataataataatgaaactAACAAAAAcctaacaaaattaaaagctaataaagtttatattggaaaaaaaataaatctctTAATTGGACCCTTTCTTCCTCCTCAGAAAACGTATTATACTTTTTTTagcatcttcttcttcctcttccttggCAGTTTCAAGTGTTTGTATCAGACTCTCCAAACAAGCATTTACATCTCTTTCTACTCTACCATGAATCAAATGCTCATAAACATTGGCTGGAGTCATGTTTACGTCTTTCAACAGATCCCCAATCTTTTCAAAAAGAGGATGTGGGTCAAGGTTCAAATAATTCTTTGCCGACACCTTGAACCCTCCTCGGGTGCAATAGGATAATTCAATATGCATAtccattcttctttttctaattaaagCTGGATCAAGTTTGTTGATGTGATTGGTTGTAAACACAATGACCAAATCCCATCGACGAAATTCAAAAACCTTAATAATGtaactttactttttttttttcatctttctcaCAATTACTGTGTTTTTTTGTAATATCAAGTGAATAATCTATATCTTCAACTATAAAAATTGatagtttaaatattaatattttatttatactttaatcattaatattaaatgttattgtgattatttatttttattttattttatcttttaaatgttaataatttatattttttaaatattaatagttgattacttaagtattaatattttatttataatttaatcattaattttaaaataNactattttatttataatttaaatgttattatgattatttgtttttattttattttttaaatattaataatttatataatatatttataattgattgaaaatattaataattggtaatttaatttataatttaaatattattatgattaaaatattaatacttttaattaattttaaaattcaaaatattttataatatataattaaaattaaaactttttattataataagatttattttttctctatttgcatttttcattttttaatttaaatatcacttaataaattaattattaatattttaaatattaattttttatttataatttaaatatgttataattaaaatataaaaatattaatattttttaatttaaatttaaaatattaattttataagtttaagtttataatttttaaaaataaataatgacattttagtttaaaatatttaaattttattcctATAAGTGTAGAATAGTTAATATCATGAAAGAAGGTAGTATTAACTATTTCAAGAttttgcttaattttaaagaatGGCTATTCTTTTCTCAATAGTAAACCACATAAggagaaaaaattttataaggAATAGAGGGGGAATGGCTAACATGACCTAAGAAGAGATGAAATAGCCGTTAGAACAGCTACTTCCATCAAACGGCTCACgttcattcattttgaattcaaaaattgaatcCAATCAAAAAGGGGAAAACCCTACGCCCCACTCCAATTTCACGCTTTAAACTCAACGCTCTTAGCTCTCTTGCAaattttctctccttttctaaaaatttctcGATCTCGTCTCGCTGATCTCTCAATTTCTCTTACGAGATCGTAAATCTTGCTTATTGATTTTTCTCCGGTGATAATCGAGTTCTTGTTTTCGTTTGAATTTGTGGAAAATCTGTCAAAAAACGGTGGAAATGTGCTCGGAGAGTTGCGATCGGAGCCTTCTTGATGAAGGTTggagactttttttttctttcgaTTTTATTTATCGAATTTcagaggaaagaaaagaaatcattTGGGCAAGTCttgaataaatattaaaaattgaaaaagaaataccatttgggatttttttttaacatgttcGAAACCCTACAGAATGCTTACTTGGATTCTGTTCAGATCTAACCCTCTGTCGTGATTTGCTTGTTTAGTTCAAAACGTAGAACATGTGGCATATATTTAGTTGAATTTAAGCCTTAATTGAAACTCTTGATTAGAGGTCATGAACCCTTTGTACTTTGTATTGCCTAGAAAGGTGTTATAATTTACCaattcttctcttcttcttttttttagttatttggTGCATTTGAATGCTTCAAATTCTAATTTTGGAacaaaatcatgttttttttaCGTATTCATATAATCGGAATACTAATGTGAAGATTTTTGGCTGTTTCTTTGGAACCAGTAGAAGAGAATACCAATTCTATGGATGAGGACACTATATCCAACACGAACCAAGAAATTTCTCCGGCTCAGGGGCCAACTCTTCCGATATTACAGAAAGTTATTAATTTGAGTAACAGTATTCaggtaaaattttgttctATTTTAACATTTCAAATTTATAATGCTGATTAATTTTCATAAGAATCACACATAAACTGAAGAGTCTGCTTTTTTTTCCTCTGATTGATAGGTTTTGTTTCTTAAACtcaaacttttattttcttatgttATCATGGGTGGTACAATAGCTTGACTTCATAACTTTGGCAATTTGACTTTCATAACTTAATGTCATAGAATTTGAAGATGGAGCACGAAATTCTGTCTAATCAAGTGAAGGGCATCACTACAGATTCGTTTCCTGGCCATGATGTTGTAGGAACTATTCAGCTTCTCAGTAAGTACCCAATAGATTGAAGAAACAACTGTTTTCGCATctgtgttttttcttttggtttgaATTGCTTCTCTCCTTCCTGTTTGGTATAGATAATGAATATGAACTTCTGAAGAAGAAGTATCTAGATGAGTCATCAGAGAGGAAGCGCCTTTACAATGAAGTGATTGAACTTAAAGGAAACATCAGGGTCTTCTGCAGATGTAGACCACTAAACCAATGTGAAGTTGTGAATGGGTCCTCTTCTGTAGTTGAATTTGACTCGTCCCAAGATACTGAGCTACAGATAATTTCTTCTGATTCTTCCAAGAAGCAATTCAAGTTTGACCATGTATTTAGGCCTGAGGATGGCCAAGGTAACCTTAGATCTCTTGGCTGAATTTACTATGACCTGAGATCTTTTGaccaaatttattataaaaattttttaattctttgttttttaattatgcAGAGGTTGTTTTTGCACAAACTAAACCAATTGTCACTTCTGTATTGGATGGCTATAATGTCTGCATATTTGCTTATGGGCAAACTGGAACTGGGAAGACATTTACAATGGAGGGAACACCAGAAAATAGGGGAGTTAACTACAGGACATTGGAGGAGTTGTTTCGAGTTTCTGGACAGAGAGGTGGTGTAATGAGATACGAGCTATTTGTCAGCATGATGGAGGTCTACAATGAAAAGATAAGGGACCTTCTAGGAGAAAACTCCAACCGGCCTACTAAAAAGTTAGTTCCTTAGATTGATTTGTCTATGGTTGGTCAATTATTAAAGTATGGTTGCAAAAcacatttatattaatatcCAGGTTAAGCACCAattcacttttcttttcatgaAGAATTAAAATCCATTGGCACAAACTTTAATCACTATTCTTATGGGCAATTTGTTGAGAAGATGACGCCATTGATGTTGGAATAAAAAATACATCTCGTAATTTCTAGCCGGTCTATGGTTGTTTCATGAAAAGTAATTTCAAAAACCTCAGTTTTAGGAAGTTGCAAAGGCTAATTGAAGtcctacattatgttgataaaGGTTGGAGATCAAGCAAGCAGCAGAAGGGACACAAGAAGTTCCAGGACTTGTTGAGGCTCCTGTTTACAGCACAGAGGAAGTGTGGGAGCTGCTAAAGTCCGGAAGTCGGGTCAGATCTGTGGGAGCCACCAACGCCAATGAATTGAGCAGCCGTTCTCACTGGTAACTCGtaattttctgtttttattGTTTCCTAATTATATATGAGAGGGTAGAGTTCCTGTTATCtaataaattagaaaattttgttattcaaCAGTAGTGGCTGGGAAATAATGGTGCATCCAAACATTCTTGTTTTACTGTGATGACCAAAATTGTCTCTTTGCAGCTTGCTGCGTGTAACTGTAAGGGGAACAAATTTGGTAAATGGCCAAAAGACCAGGAGTCACCTGTGGCTGGTAGATTTGGCTGGAAGTGAGCGTGTGGGAAAGATTGAAGTTGAAGGTGAAAGGTTGAAGGAATCCCAGTTTATTAATAAATCTCTCTCAGCGCTAGGTGATGTGATTTCTGCCCTTGCATCCAAAACAGGCCACGTTCCTTATaggtttctctctctctctctctctctctctctctctctctctctcttgcaTACACACACCGCAAATATATCTATGTCTGACATTTATACCTTTACTGATTCTACTTTCCATGGAAAACCAGGAACTCAAAGCTCACACATATGCTACAGAGCTCTCTGGGTAAGCTTTTCTCTTACCAGAGTATCACTGAAGTCAAATCTTTAGTCATGATTGGGCACCTGAAGCTGGTTAATCTGGAAAGATTGCCCGTGAAGGATCTTTATTCATGTATAGTGGCCTAATGAAAGATTTCACGGGTATCACAATCTGAGTGTGCTAACTGAATCATGAAATACAGGAGGAGATTGCAAGACCCTGATGTTTGTACAGATCAGCCCAAGTGATGCAGACCTTGGGGAGACCATCTGTTCACTGAATTTTGCGAGCCGAGTCAGGGGGATTGAAGGTGGTCCTGCCCGCAAACAGGTGGATCTCTCCGAGCTTTACAAGTATAAGCAAATGGTATGGTGAAgtgatcaaatttaaattttttcccTCCAACTTTTTGGGTGGATTCATTTGTTTGACCTCTggtttttgattaattaacaGGCAGAAAAGTTAAAACATGATGAGAAGGAAACAAAGAAGCTGCAGGATAATGTACAGTCATTGCAGTTGAGACTGGCTGCTAGAGAACATATATGCAAAAGTCTCCAAGAAAAGGTAATTACTTGATGACTTAAGGATTATTAAACAAACCAAAGCGGCCTTTCTGTTGGATTTTAGGACAGCTTTTTCTGATCATGAAGTTTTGTAGTCATCTAGCTTCTGATTGTTGTTTTCCCTGCAATTTTgtatcattttctttcttcggAATTTGATGACAGGTTCGTGACCTAGAAAATCAATTAGCAGAGGAACGGAAAACCAGATTAAAGCAGGAAACCAGAGCTTTTGCTGCTCCTGCTTCTAGTAGACCATCTCTTACACAAGCAGCAGAGAAGAccaaaatggagaaaaaaCCACCATTGGGTCCATCAAAACTGAGGCTACCATTGCGAAGGCTCACCAATTTCATGCCTCCAGCATCACCTATGCCAACTAACAGAAAGACAGCTAGAATTGCCATGGCAGCATCAgatgacaaagaaaactaCCCCAAAACTGTGATGGCACCACCAACAAACACAAAAGCCCTGTTGAAACCAAGACGGGTTTCCATTGCTGTCAGACCTTCAACCACGACGACACAAGTTATTCAGCCTAAAAGGCGAGTATCCATCGCCACCCTGCAGCCACATTCATACATGACCACACCACTCCGCAGCTCTGCTTCTGGTTTCAACAATGGTGGCACAATGGACAGACCATCATTAGTGCGGGATCCGAGGAAAGCAAGATACTCAAGATTGTTTTCTCCATTGCCAGAGTTCAGGAACCCATCAGAGACAACACCTGCAGCCACGAGAAGCAGCAGCAAGTTCATGGGGAGTCCTCCTCCTCCTGCACAGGCAGGTTCATGGAAGCCAAGGCATCCAACCGTTGTTGCTTTGCAGCGGAAATCAGTGGTGTGGAGTCCGCTCAAGTTAAGAGGCATGCAAAGTCACAGAAAGTCATCACTGTTGCCTTTACGACCTTCAGCTCTGAGGGAATGAATGAATCTTGCTTTCAGATTCTTTGTGTTCAATACCTAAATAACAGCTAAAATTTTCTTCTCCTCTGCTGCACATACATTCCTTCttttatgataatatgatGGTCCATTAATTGTGTACCATTTTGGCCATAATTTTCCTTCTAACATGTACATCAATGTACTTTTTTTAGTAACCCTAAAGCTAATGCCCCTtatatttgatcaaaattaagaCTAAGAACTGTAGCTGAAAGCGCATGGACGCCATTCTATTTCTATATTTGATCAAtggttcttattaaaaaaaaaaaccatgtaAGCAAAATGCTGACGTCCCTCTCTTTTATACCTTcaatttgatttgacaaaatgtaaaaatggatttttataaaaataaatcattaaatcttaaatgtaaaatatttactAAAGTTTAGCAGTAAAAGgacgaaaatacccttaatCTACGTCACCGCTATTCAATAGAAGGGAAGCCTGGAACATGCAAATAACTCGTAAAATCATGAACTTTTGATGGAGGGTTTGTGTTGGTGGTGTTGCTACAAATTAAAATCTATGGAGGAGAGGTAAAATCCGACCCTATCTTATGTTCTTTCTGTCAGAATGATGCTGAGTCTGTTGAGCATGTTTTATTTCATTGTGAATGGGTGGAAGTTGTTTGGTTTCAAAGATATAACTAGCTTTGATAAATAATCACAAGCTATTCTGGAGACGCAAAATTTTAAACCAGTTTCTATGCTCTTTAAAAACGCATTTAAACAAATTTCCTTGGccaaaacttaaaaagagtaaaatacATTATACGTTTTAACATATCCAGATAAGTTAATGACATGCTTTGTCatgataaacataaaatatgttttgctGAAAACTACTAATTGCTCAGTCTTGATCCAAATCAGAAACTAGAATCACTCTAATTTGTTCTCAGAGAACAATCTGCCATGCCTCAAAATTGCAAATAATTCCAACTTCCCCAAAACCTTATCGAGCAGGCTGTGCCTGTACATGTTCAAGAATCTGGCTGACTAGCTTGTAGGTACGCCCTTGGAGTGCCTTGGTATGGTCTATCAACTGTTCATAACTGGAGAAATATGGTAACAAAATCAAAAGTCATTCAAAGAAGAGGAACAAATGGAATACGGATGGATGGACTATAATATGAAAGATGGAAGATGCAGTGAGAACATGAACAAAGAGACGACAAAAGGGAGAAAGCACTTATGGCACAACTGAAAGAACAGATTGTAAACTGTATACTATGGCTTATATAAAGAAATCTTACACATTGGGGCGATTAGGCTCCATAGTAACAGTTCCCGTCTCTGAATCAATCTTGGCATCAAGCTTTGAGTTTCGAATAAGATTCACAATCCATCTCTCAGCCTCCTCATAATTCAAATTCAACTTCTCAGCCAGCACACTTGAAACACATGAAAAATCAGTTAAGGTTGGCCCCAGAATTTAGGAAAAGCAGCTAGAACCAGACAAAATATGAGCTGGAAAGTCCTTTtatatgaatctcataaatgTTATATCCTTTCAATCTTAAGGTGCTAGCATGTTGCTTTGGTTGAAAGTATTAAGATGCCTGACGGAAAGTGCAATGGGAATCCATGTAATCACTACAATAAGAGAGACTGTAACAGACTAAAGGTGTGCAAGTTGTGTGGTTTGTGTATGCAAGCCTGCTGTGCACATGTTCACATgttaaagagaaagaaagatctGTTCTGATTTAACTAGTTCCTTATTCTACTAAAAATTATCAATCCTCAACATCCAATTAGCGAAAAAAGTTTCCACACTGAGAATGACATAGTTACAAGAAACCAGCTTGCAAAACTGACTTTGAGCCCGAGGAAATTCGGTTTTCAAATGAATATCTCTTTTCAGTGTCAGTTTTTAGTAAGACATAGCAATTTCCTGATTGCTGAGTCAATTGTTCCACATATGAAGCTAAATTGTGCAGTTTCAAAAGCAGAAACTTACCCCATGTCAATGCGCTGATGACTTCTGCAGTATGTCTCGAAGATAAATAAACGGGCATTCTCAAGGAACTCTTCTCTTAGTGGTACAGTAGAAAAGTTACCTTCTTCAACTCTTTTTCCAAGAAAGGGATCATTCAGTATCACCTACACAGAAGTCAGGTGAAAACGTAGAGCTTGCAATTCAGAAATCAAACTTATTGCTAAAGGCATCAAAAGAAGATGATGGAACTCCAAGCTAAAAGTTTACAGCACAATATGTCGATAGGAAATATCATCGATTGAGTGGCATCAAGAAACAGGAAACTTACTTCTTCACACTCCCTCATCTTCCTCTGTGCTCCATCAAAGTCATAATTGACATAAACACATGCCAAAAACTCTGTGATGGGATCTTTGTAAGAGTACTGCTCTAGCTGGATAACCTTAATAAAATCTTTGAATTGAGGCCTTCTCCTCTTGTTGACAATAAAAGCAGTCGCTAAGTACCTTAAAAGATGGGGAGCACTGGTTTGAATGGCATTTAGATACCTGGTAAGAAGTGAAACCAGCTTGTTAAATAGGGGAACTACACAAATATTGGACAACAGATAAAGCACAAATGTAAATCCACAGAAAACAATAACGTAGAACAGAAATGCAAAGTGCACAGAAATATATGAATCCAAAGACACACGTTCCTCTAATTCCAACCACTACCTCCCTTAAGCAATGAAATTCCAACCACAAGCGATCTTGTGGGCAACTCACGCACTTTATTGCAAATTTCCTTAACACTTTGacaaaaaattttgcaaatgATATGACACCGGCATGTTAACTTTTCATGATAACAATATTAAGCAACAACACCATCCTACCAAATTATCAAAGCAATTCAATAAAGTTTATCAACATGTTTCACTGCAGGGCAATCCTAAATGGAAGTATATGAAAGCAGCGGAAGGTTGAAAGAAAAGTGAGTTATAGTAAAGAAACACTGAACAATGCACAAACGATACATACAGACCCACAGTATTGCTAACAACATCAAAAATGGCATCAGCAACATCATTGTCAAGACACTGTACAGTCTTCAAGCTTAGGATGTAGTAGAAACAACAGTAGGAATATGAATAGACTGCTA from Theobroma cacao cultivar B97-61/B2 chromosome 5, Criollo_cocoa_genome_V2, whole genome shotgun sequence carries:
- the LOC18600385 gene encoding kinesin-like protein KIFC3 isoform X2, giving the protein MCSESCDRSLLDEEENTNSMDEDTISNTNQEISPAQGPTLPILQKVINLSNSIQNLKMEHEILSNQVKGITTDSFPGHDVVGTIQLLNNEYELLKKKYLDESSERKRLYNEVIELKGNIRVFCRCRPLNQCEVVNGSSSVVEFDSSQDTELQIISSDSSKKQFKFDHVFRPEDGQEVVFAQTKPIVTSVLDGYNVCIFAYGQTGTGKTFTMEGTPENRGVNYRTLEELFRVSGQRGGVMRYELFVSMMEVYNEKIRDLLGENSNRPTKKLEIKQAAEGTQEVPGLVEAPVYSTEEVWELLKSGSRVRSVGATNANELSSRSHCLLRVTVRGTNLVNGQKTRSHLWLVDLAGSERVGKIEVEGERLKESQFINKSLSALGDVISALASKTGHVPYRNSKLTHMLQSSLGGDCKTLMFVQISPSDADLGETICSLNFASRVRGIEGGPARKQVDLSELYKYKQMAEKLKHDEKETKKLQDNVQSLQLRLAAREHICKSLQEKVRDLENQLAEERKTRLKQETRAFAAPASSRPSLTQAAEKTKMEKKPPLGPSKLRLPLRRLTNFMPPASPMPTNRKTARIAMAASDDKENYPKTVMAPPTNTKALLKPRRVSIAVRPSTTTTQVIQPKRRVSIATLQPHSYMTTPLRSSASGFNNGGTMDRPSLVRDPRKARYSRLFSPLPEFRNPSETTPAATRSSSKFMGSPPPPAQAGSWKPRHPTVVALQRKSVVWSPLKLRGMQSHRKSSLLPLRPSALRE
- the LOC18600385 gene encoding kinesin-like protein KIFC3 isoform X1, encoding MCSESCDRSLLDEVEENTNSMDEDTISNTNQEISPAQGPTLPILQKVINLSNSIQNLKMEHEILSNQVKGITTDSFPGHDVVGTIQLLNNEYELLKKKYLDESSERKRLYNEVIELKGNIRVFCRCRPLNQCEVVNGSSSVVEFDSSQDTELQIISSDSSKKQFKFDHVFRPEDGQEVVFAQTKPIVTSVLDGYNVCIFAYGQTGTGKTFTMEGTPENRGVNYRTLEELFRVSGQRGGVMRYELFVSMMEVYNEKIRDLLGENSNRPTKKLEIKQAAEGTQEVPGLVEAPVYSTEEVWELLKSGSRVRSVGATNANELSSRSHCLLRVTVRGTNLVNGQKTRSHLWLVDLAGSERVGKIEVEGERLKESQFINKSLSALGDVISALASKTGHVPYRNSKLTHMLQSSLGGDCKTLMFVQISPSDADLGETICSLNFASRVRGIEGGPARKQVDLSELYKYKQMAEKLKHDEKETKKLQDNVQSLQLRLAAREHICKSLQEKVRDLENQLAEERKTRLKQETRAFAAPASSRPSLTQAAEKTKMEKKPPLGPSKLRLPLRRLTNFMPPASPMPTNRKTARIAMAASDDKENYPKTVMAPPTNTKALLKPRRVSIAVRPSTTTTQVIQPKRRVSIATLQPHSYMTTPLRSSASGFNNGGTMDRPSLVRDPRKARYSRLFSPLPEFRNPSETTPAATRSSSKFMGSPPPPAQAGSWKPRHPTVVALQRKSVVWSPLKLRGMQSHRKSSLLPLRPSALRE